A region from the Acuticoccus sediminis genome encodes:
- a CDS encoding DUF1254 domain-containing protein: protein MANIVFLSRRLGVLALLALVSLSASPLRAQDVTAEEAASNAQDAYLYFYPLITMDVTRKQMTNVPKPDGYAAPTNHFGNVLAYPSADNKVVVRLNFDTLYSSAWLDLTEVPVVISVPDTGGRYYLLPILDMWTDVFSSTGWRTTGTDAQTLLVAPQTWRPELRSGFDSIGLPADTIRVDAPTPHAWVIGRIKTDGEADYAAVNKIQEGLEIVPLSAWGDPAAEPADAPVDSSIDMKTPAKQQVDTMKADAYFSYAAELMKTNPPHLIDAPLLQRLERIGFIVGESYDVSAQSDVVQKAVSEAPARAQSLMQYMLPRLATTANGWSINTDTMGVYGVYYLKRAIVTQQGLGANRVADAVYPLNLVDADGQPLNGAHKYRIHFEKGELPPANAFWSVTLYDAEGYQVANSLNRFAVSSYMPFKTNSDGSLELYIQNESPAKEWEANWLPAPTGAFNLTMRLYAPKSDVLTGRWVPPAVKKATSTPGMVTQ from the coding sequence ATGGCGAACATCGTATTCTTGTCTCGAAGGCTGGGTGTCTTGGCGCTCCTGGCCCTGGTCTCGCTTTCGGCGAGCCCTCTGCGCGCGCAGGACGTGACTGCGGAGGAGGCGGCCTCCAACGCGCAGGACGCCTATCTCTATTTTTACCCCCTGATCACGATGGACGTGACGCGAAAGCAGATGACCAACGTGCCAAAGCCCGACGGTTATGCCGCGCCGACCAATCATTTCGGCAATGTCCTTGCCTATCCTTCGGCGGACAACAAGGTCGTCGTACGGCTCAACTTCGATACCCTGTATTCGAGCGCGTGGCTTGATCTGACCGAGGTGCCTGTCGTCATCAGCGTCCCCGATACCGGTGGCCGCTACTACCTACTGCCGATCCTCGACATGTGGACGGACGTCTTCTCCTCCACCGGCTGGCGTACCACCGGAACCGATGCGCAGACCCTTCTGGTCGCGCCGCAGACATGGCGGCCGGAGCTCCGGAGCGGCTTCGATTCGATTGGCCTGCCGGCGGACACGATCCGCGTCGACGCGCCGACGCCGCACGCGTGGGTGATCGGCCGCATCAAGACCGATGGCGAGGCGGACTACGCTGCCGTCAACAAGATCCAGGAGGGCCTCGAGATCGTGCCTCTCTCAGCCTGGGGGGACCCGGCGGCGGAGCCCGCGGATGCTCCCGTCGACTCCTCCATCGACATGAAGACGCCGGCTAAGCAGCAGGTCGACACCATGAAGGCGGACGCCTACTTCAGCTATGCGGCCGAGTTGATGAAGACTAATCCGCCGCATCTGATCGACGCACCGCTTCTGCAGCGTCTCGAGCGGATCGGTTTCATCGTGGGCGAAAGCTACGACGTTTCCGCGCAGAGCGACGTCGTGCAGAAGGCGGTGAGCGAGGCGCCGGCCAGGGCGCAGTCGCTGATGCAGTACATGCTGCCTCGGCTGGCGACGACGGCGAACGGCTGGTCGATCAACACCGACACGATGGGCGTCTACGGCGTCTACTACCTGAAGCGCGCCATCGTCACGCAGCAGGGTCTCGGTGCCAACCGCGTGGCGGATGCGGTCTATCCGCTGAACCTCGTTGATGCCGACGGACAACCGCTGAACGGGGCGCATAAGTACCGGATCCACTTCGAGAAGGGTGAGTTGCCGCCTGCCAATGCCTTCTGGTCGGTCACGTTGTACGATGCGGAAGGTTATCAGGTCGCGAACAGCCTGAACCGGTTCGCGGTCAGCAGCTACATGCCGTTCAAGACGAACTCGGACGGGTCGCTCGAGCTATATATCCAGAATGAGAGCCCCGCAAAGGAGTGGGAGGCAAACTGGCTGCCGGCGCCGACCGGCGCGTTCAACCTGACGATGCGCCTCTACGCGCCGAAGTCGGATGTGCTCACGGGCCGATGGGTGCCACCGGCGGTCAAAAAAGCAACGTCGACTCCAGGAATGGTCACACAGTAG